In the Brevundimonas mediterranea genome, AGGCCCGCGCGGCAAGAACTTCAACATGCGCTGGGTAGCGGCCATGGTCGCTGACGTCCACCGCATCCTGATGCGCGGCGGGGTCTTCCTGTATCCGTGGGACAAGCGCGAGCCGAACAAACCCGGTAAGCTGCGCCTGATGTACGAAGGCAATCCGATGGCCTTCCTGGTCGAACAGGCCGGGGGCAAGGCGACGACGGACGGGACGCAGCCCATCCTGGACATCCAGCCCGAGCATCTGCACCAGCGCATCCCCGTCGCCCTGGGTTCGGCCAACGAGATCGACGCCTACGCGGGCATGTGATGCAGATTTTCGAGACCGACGCTCTCCTGGTTATCGACCCGCAGAACGACTTCTGCGAGGGCGGCGCTTTGGCGGTCGCGGGCGGGGCGGGGATCATGCCCCTGATCAACCGGCTGGCGGACCGGTTCGACCGGGTGATCCTGACCCAGGACTGGCACACGCCGGACCAGATCAGCTTCGCCTCCAACCACCCCGGCGCGGCCCCCTTCACCGAGATCGAGGTCGCCTACGGCCGCCAGATGCTGTGGCCCGATCACTGTATCCAGGGCGCGCCCGGCGCCGACTTCCATCCCGACGCGGCACCCACGGTGCAAAAGGCCCTGGCCGTGATCCGCAAAGGCTACCACCCGGCGGTCGATTCCTATTCCGGCTTCTTCGAGAACGACCATCGCACCCCGACGGGCCTGGCCGGCCTGCTGCGCGACCTGGGCGTGACCCGGGTCTTCCTCGCGGGCCTGGCCTTCGACTACTGCGTCCGCTTCACCGCGGAGGATGCGGTGCGCGAAGGCTTCGAGGCCGTGGTCATCTCCGACGCCAGCCGCGCGATCGCGCCTGAGACGGCGGCGGCGGCGCGGGACAGTTTCCGGGCGCTGGGGGTGTCGGACATTGAGGCTGCGGCCCTGCTGGGTTGATCTCAGCTCACTCCCAGAAATCCTCCGCCTCCGGAATGCGGGTGAAAGCGATCTTGGCGCCGATGAATTCGGGCAGGCCCGCCTTGGGACCGATGCTGACGGTGTCCTTGCCATAGCGGCGATTGAGGGCGTCCAGCGCCTGGGACAGGCGCAGGGACGGGGCCTCGCCGCCCTGATCCGGCCCGGTATCGAACAGGTCCGTCTCGAAGGCGTCACGGGATTTCAGCCCGTGAACCCCGACACCCACATAGCTCAGCCGTCCGGCCTCCAACTCAGGCTCGACCTTGCGCCACAGGACATCCAGCGCGGTCAGCAGGGCGAAGGTGTCCTGCGTCGGCGCGACGGGGCAACTCATAGCCGCCGTCTCCCAGCCTCGCCGGTCGCTTCTGGGCGTCGCCTTCGGTCCCATGTCCAGATGCAGGGTCAGGCTCGCCCCCGTCAGGCCCATTCGCCGCAGCCGCGCCCCGCATTTGACCACCAGCCGCCGCGCCAAGGCGCGCGCCTTGTCCGGGGTCCGCATGGCCTGGGCCAGGACGTGGCTGTGGCTGATGGAGGCCGGGGGCTTCTCCGGCGTCGGCTCGCTGTCCAGGCCATGCAGGCCACGCCAGATGCGTTCGCCCTCGATACTGTTCCAGACCGCGCGCGCCTGCCGGGCGCTCATGGTCCACAGGCCTGCGGTGTCCGCGACGCCCGCCGCCTCCAGCCGCAGTCGCATCCGCGGGCCTATGCCGGGATATTTCGACAGCGGCAGGTCCAGCAGCGGGCCGGGCAGTTCGTTCGCTCTCAGGATGGTCAACCCGGCCGGCTTCTTCATGCCGCAGGCGGTCTTGGCCAGGAACCGCGACGGGGCCAGCCCGATGGACGAGCGCAGACAGTCGCCGACATTCTCCAGGATGCCGGCCTGAATCCGTCGAGCCAGGGCGACGGCGTTCGCCTCCTGCCGTTCGGGGCCGAGCAGTTCGCACGAACATTCGTCGATGGAGCCGACCTTCCACACAGGCACGTGGCGGTCGATCTCGGCCATGATCTTCTTGTGGACCGCGACATAGAGGTCCGGCCGCGCCTCGGCGACGATCAGGCCGGGGCACAGTTTGCGCGCCTCTGACACCCGCATCCCCGTGTGGACGCCCCAGGCCTTGCTTTCATAGCTGGCGGCGATGGCCCCGGTGTATTCGCTCATCGCTGGCCGGACGATGACAGGTCTGCCCTGCCAGTCCGGGTTCATCTGCTGCTCGACGCTGGCGAAGAAAGCGTTCAGATCGACGAACAGCCAGCGTAGGCCCGCGCTGTCTTCGTTCGCCTGTTCCATAAACGGAACATATCAGGAACATTTAGCGTCGGGAAGATAAAGTGATGTTTGGCGCACTCTTTGATCCGTCATCCTCGGCACAAGGCCGAGGATGACGGGTGGGGGATGGGATGGCGTCAGACCGCCGCGTAGGCATCCACCTCAGCCAGGAACGCCGCCTTTTCAGTCTCGCCCAGGAACGACCCCTCGAAACTGTTCCGCGCCAACAGCGTCACCTGATCCTTCGTCAGCCCCACCGCCGCCGCCAGCCGGCTGTAGTTGTCGTTCACATACCCGCCGAAATAGGACGGGTCGTCCGAGTTCAGGGTGACGTGCAGGCCCCGACGCAGCATCTCCGGCACGGGGTGGTCCTTCAGGTCATTCACCACGCACAGTTTCAGGTTCGACAGGGGGCAGACGGTCAGGGTCATCTGCTCGCGCGCCAGTCGCTCCACCAGGGCTTCGTCCTCCATTGAGCGATTGCCGTGGTCCATCCGGTCGATGTGCAGCAGGTCCAGCGCCTCGTGGACATAGGCCGGCGGGCCTTCCTCCCCGGCGTGGGCGCACAGTTTCAGGCCCAGCTCACGCGCGGCGGCGAAGACGCGCTGGAACTTGGAAGGCGGATGACCGACCTCCGACGAATCCAGCCCCACCCCGATGAAATGATGCAGATAGGGCTTGGCCGCCTCCAGGGTCGCGAACGCCTCCTCCTCGGTCAGGTGGCGCAGGAAGCTGAGGATCAGCCCCGAACTGACGCCCAGTTCCGCCTTGGCCCGGTCCATCCCCGCGATCAGCCCCTCCACCACCACGCCGAAGGCCACGCCCCGGTCGGTATGGGTCTGGGGATCGAAGAAGATCTCGGCGTGGCGCACATTATCGGCGGCCGCCCGCTGGAAATAGGCGAAGGCCAGATCCTCGAAATCCTTGCGCGTCAGCAGCACGGCCGCCCCGGCGTAGTAGATGTCCAGGAAGTCCTGCAGGTTCGAGAAATCATAGGCCGCCCGCACCGCCTCGACGCTGTCATAGGGGATGGACACCCCGTTGCGCTGCGCCAGTTCGAACATCAGCTCCGGCTCCAGCGAGCCTTCGATGTGCAGGTGCAGCTCCGCCTTGGGCAGGCCGGCGATATAGGCGTCGAGGTCGGTGTCAGGTGCCAGATTCATAGGTCATTCTTTCGTGCATAGTCATCCAGACCCATGATCTCGATGTTTGTCGCGTCGGACGCCCGCGTCTTGGCGATGAGTTTCTTGTCCGCCGTCAGAAGGGGCGCGCCCAACTGTTCGGCGTGGGCGATGTAGAAGCAGTCATAGGCCGGATGGTCCAGCGCGATCGCCAATTCCACCGCTCGTTCGATCAGCCTGCGACCGGGCTCTACATCCAGGTTCATGGTTTCGATCAGTGTGACCGCCTGCATCGCCTGATCGCGAGTGATGTCGCCCATCCGACAGCGCTTCCAGATGATGTTGGCGCATTCCGACAGGATCAGATCAGGCGCCGACCAGGGCTGAGCGCGCAGGGCGGCGACGGCGATGGGGCTGTCGGGTTCATAGAGCGCGACCTTGATCGCCACGCTCGCGTCCACGACGATCAACGAGAATCCCGATCTTCGCGGATCAGGATTTCGGAGGGCGTGCTGAGCTTTCCCTTGGTGGCGTCGCGAAGGGCGGCGGCGCGGCGCTCCCACTCCGCGTCGATACGAGGCGTCAAAGCCTTGCGAAGGATCTCGCGATGCTCCGCCTCGGCCGAGCGATTGTTTTCCTGGGCGCGCTTCTTCAGGGCGATGGCGATGTCATCGTCGATGTTGCGGACGTGGAGGTTGACGGGCATGGTCGCTCCTTGTGCTAGCACATATAGCATGAGGCCCTCGTCGCCACTAGGCGTTCGACACCACCAGCCGCAGATGTCCAGCCTTGGTCTTCCCTGCGTCGTCGGTCGGCGGTGGATCGGGCGGCGGAGGCAGGCTGGGCCGGGCGCTCCAGGCCTCGGGCCGTTCGATCCAGCCCTTGGCCGTCTTCAGTCGGTCGGGCAGCATCGACTGGGCCAGCAGATTGGAGCCGATCCCGACCAGTTCGTCGGTCCAGTTGGCGATCTGGCGGTTGTGAAGCCGGCCGGGTGGGGCGACGCTGACGATCCGCTTGTCCGGATAGGCCTCGCGCACGAACCGCACCGTGGCCGCATGGTCCCCGTCGGTGGTCAGCAGATAGACGCTATCGACCCGGTTCGCCGCCACATCGTCCGCCACCGCCAGGGCCAGGTTGACGTCGCTCTGCTTCTCCGTCGCCGAACTCCAGCCGTGGCCACAGGCGCGGCAATGTTCGCCGTGGACGACGAAATGGCCCATCAGACAGCGCACGCGCCGGGCTCTCAGCGCCGTCTCATAGCGGAACTGCGCCTCCATCCGCGCCCGGGCCTGGGGCTTGTGTGCGCTGACCCAGACGACGCCAGTCAGCCGCTCCATCGGATCGATCAGCCCCCGCCCCAGGGCCCGCAGATCCAGCCACAGCCATTCGCGCCGCTTCTGGTCCAGCAGGGCGTGAAACAGGTTATAGCCGTCGACATAGAGGACGGCGCGGCGTTTCAGGAACGGCGGCGTGAAATCGCCGGGACCGAAACCACGAATGGCCCCATCGGCCATGCGAATGCGCCCGTGATGCTGACCGTAGGGTTTCCCCATCCGTCGTCCGCCCCCTGTCCCCCGTAAAGGTTAATCAGAGGAGCGCAGCGGAGTCCGCGTCTTTCAGGTCACAGAACGGCGGTCACATCCGTTCGGGCGTCTCGATCCCCAGCAGGGTCAGGGCCGTCTCGAGCTGACGCAGGGCCGCGGCCGACAGGGCCAGGCGCGAGGCGCGCGTCGCCTCGTCCGGCGCGACCAGCACCGGGCAGGCGGCGTAGAATTTCGAGAAGGACTGGGCCACCCGATAGGCGTGCTCGGCCACCAGATGCGGCATCCGCTTGTCATAGGCGTCCGACACGGCGGTCGAGAAGGCG is a window encoding:
- a CDS encoding nicotinamidase, coding for MQIFETDALLVIDPQNDFCEGGALAVAGGAGIMPLINRLADRFDRVILTQDWHTPDQISFASNHPGAAPFTEIEVAYGRQMLWPDHCIQGAPGADFHPDAAPTVQKALAVIRKGYHPAVDSYSGFFENDHRTPTGLAGLLRDLGVTRVFLAGLAFDYCVRFTAEDAVREGFEAVVISDASRAIAPETAAAARDSFRALGVSDIEAAALLG
- a CDS encoding type VI secretion protein ImpB, which produces MEQANEDSAGLRWLFVDLNAFFASVEQQMNPDWQGRPVIVRPAMSEYTGAIAASYESKAWGVHTGMRVSEARKLCPGLIVAEARPDLYVAVHKKIMAEIDRHVPVWKVGSIDECSCELLGPERQEANAVALARRIQAGILENVGDCLRSSIGLAPSRFLAKTACGMKKPAGLTILRANELPGPLLDLPLSKYPGIGPRMRLRLEAAGVADTAGLWTMSARQARAVWNSIEGERIWRGLHGLDSEPTPEKPPASISHSHVLAQAMRTPDKARALARRLVVKCGARLRRMGLTGASLTLHLDMGPKATPRSDRRGWETAAMSCPVAPTQDTFALLTALDVLWRKVEPELEAGRLSYVGVGVHGLKSRDAFETDLFDTGPDQGGEAPSLRLSQALDALNRRYGKDTVSIGPKAGLPEFIGAKIAFTRIPEAEDFWE
- a CDS encoding adenosine deaminase, giving the protein MNLAPDTDLDAYIAGLPKAELHLHIEGSLEPELMFELAQRNGVSIPYDSVEAVRAAYDFSNLQDFLDIYYAGAAVLLTRKDFEDLAFAYFQRAAADNVRHAEIFFDPQTHTDRGVAFGVVVEGLIAGMDRAKAELGVSSGLILSFLRHLTEEEAFATLEAAKPYLHHFIGVGLDSSEVGHPPSKFQRVFAAARELGLKLCAHAGEEGPPAYVHEALDLLHIDRMDHGNRSMEDEALVERLAREQMTLTVCPLSNLKLCVVNDLKDHPVPEMLRRGLHVTLNSDDPSYFGGYVNDNYSRLAAAVGLTKDQVTLLARNSFEGSFLGETEKAAFLAEVDAYAAV
- a CDS encoding type II toxin-antitoxin system VapC family toxin, with translation MGAPRRRPSRRHQGKAQHALRNPDPRRSGFSLIVVDASVAIKVALYEPDSPIAVAALRAQPWSAPDLILSECANIIWKRCRMGDITRDQAMQAVTLIETMNLDVEPGRRLIERAVELAIALDHPAYDCFYIAHAEQLGAPLLTADKKLIAKTRASDATNIEIMGLDDYARKNDL
- a CDS encoding FitA-like ribbon-helix-helix domain-containing protein, which codes for MPVNLHVRNIDDDIAIALKKRAQENNRSAEAEHREILRKALTPRIDAEWERRAAALRDATKGKLSTPSEILIREDRDSR
- a CDS encoding NYN domain-containing protein, with the protein product MADGAIRGFGPGDFTPPFLKRRAVLYVDGYNLFHALLDQKRREWLWLDLRALGRGLIDPMERLTGVVWVSAHKPQARARMEAQFRYETALRARRVRCLMGHFVVHGEHCRACGHGWSSATEKQSDVNLALAVADDVAANRVDSVYLLTTDGDHAATVRFVREAYPDKRIVSVAPPGRLHNRQIANWTDELVGIGSNLLAQSMLPDRLKTAKGWIERPEAWSARPSLPPPPDPPPTDDAGKTKAGHLRLVVSNA